A window of the Henckelia pumila isolate YLH828 chromosome 3, ASM3356847v2, whole genome shotgun sequence genome harbors these coding sequences:
- the LOC140891072 gene encoding mediator of RNA polymerase II transcription subunit 18 gives MECVVEGIIQTQHVEALEILLQGLCGVHRERLRIHELCLKSVPNLGLVASELRLLCDLEQSEPTWTVRHIGGAMKGAGAEQLPVLVRNMVDSKVSKKALPLFYGLGYKLDRELLRVGFAFHFHKGAQITVAVSSVNKMLKLHATDEAVPLTPGIQLVEVTAPASSENYNEVAAAVSSFCEYLAPLLHLSKPNNSTGVVPTAAAAAASLMSDGGGTTL, from the exons ATGGAGTGCGTCGTTGAGGGAATTATACAAACGCAG CATGTTGAGGCTCTGGAGATTCTTCTTCAAGGACTCTGTGGTGTTCATAGAGAGCGTTTACGGATTCATGAACTATGCTTGAAAAGTGTCCCAAACCTTG GTTTAGTAGCCTCAGAATTACGTCTTTTATGTGATCTCGAGCAGTCAGAGCCAACATG GACCGTGCGACACATTGGTGGTGCGATGAAAGGTGCTGGTGCTGAGCAACTCCCAGTGTTGGTTAGGAACATGGTGGACAGCAAAGTAAGCAAAAAAGCTCTTCCCCTATTCTACGGACTTGGCTACAAGTTAGACCGTGAGCTTTTGAGAGTAGGATTTGCCTTCCATTTCCATAAAGGTGCTCAGATAACAGTTGCGGTCTCTTCGGTCAATAAAATGCTCAAACTTCATGCTACGGATGAGGCAGTGCCTCTTACTCCAGGAATACAGTTAGTTGAAGTGACAGCCCCTGCATCGTCTGAGAACTACAATGAAGTTGCTGCGGCTGTATCATCTTTCTGTGAATATCTTGCACC GCTGCTTCATCTTTCAAAACCCAATAACTCGACCGGAGTTGTTCCTACTGCAGCAGCTGCTGCTGCGTCTCTGATGTCTGACGGTGGAGGCACAACACTTTAA
- the LOC140892705 gene encoding zinc finger protein CONSTANS-LIKE 2 encodes MMIVEKRGSWARGCDTCRSAACTVYCRADMAYLCSSCDARIHAANLLASRHERVLVCEACERAPSAFLCKADAASLCTSCDSDIHSANPLARRHHRLPILPIPALLYGPSAPTPDCRGFVTGDAAADHDLLTDQEGDDDDDDDDDEAASWLLLNPCKINREINQSNIEIENGPGLFGEEEVDEYFDLEDHYNPCQNNQFNDLQQNYNSTTVSQRNYGGDSVVPIQNCKEKDIINYFQMGFECKLASNMGYSTSHPTSKSHMVSLSPGDVGVVPESTTSQVTRPPKGTIDLFSGQAPTLQLTPMDREARVLRYREKKKARKFEKTIRYASRKAYAETRPRIKGRFAKRKDVPVEVEVDQMFSTSIMAETGYGIVPSY; translated from the exons ATGATGATAGTCGAAAAACGTGGCAGCTGGGCCAGAGGCTGCGACACGTGCCGGTCCGCAGCATGCACTGTGTACTGCCGAGCAGACATGGCGTACCTGTGCAGCAGCTGTGATGCTCGTATCCACGCCGCCAATCTGCTAGCTTCCCGCCACGAGCGTGTGTTGGTTTGCGAGGCATGTGAGCGTGCTCCCTCTGCCTTCTTGTGCAAGGCTGATGCTGCATCTCTATGCACTTCTTGCGACTCCGATATACACTCCGCAAACCCTCTCGCTCGCCGCCACCACCGACTCCCTATTCTCCCCATTCCGGCCTTGCTCTACGGCCCCTCTGCTCCTACACCTGATTGCCGCGGCTTCGTAACAG GTGATGCAGCAGCAGATCATGACTTATTGACTGATCAGGAaggcgatgatgatgatgatgatgatgatgatgaagcagCATCATGGCTACTGCTCAATCCTTGCAAGATTAATAGAGAAATTAATCAAAGCaatattgaaattgaaaatgGGCCGGGTTTATTCGGCGAAGAAGAAGTGGATGAGTATTTTGATCTTGAAGATCATTATAATCCATGTCAAAATAATCAGTTCAATGATCTGCAGCAGAATTACAACTCCACTACTGTTTCTCAAAGGAACTATGGAGGAGATAGCGTTGTCCCAATCCAGAACTGTAAAGAAAAGGACATTATAAATTATTTCCAGATGGGATTTGAGTGCAAGCTGGCTTCTAACATGGGGTACAGTACTAGTCATCCTACTTCAAAATCTCATATG GTTTCCCTTTCTCCAGGTGATGTTGGCGTGGTTCCAGAATCAACAACGTCCCAAGTCACAAGACCTCCAAAAGGGACAATCGATCTTTTCTCAGGCCAGGCACCAACTCTGCAGTTGACTCCAATGGACAGAGAGGCGAGAGTCTTGAGGTATCGGGAGAAAAAGAAGGCTAGAAAATTTGAAAAGACGATTCGATATGCGTCAAGAAAAGCATATGCAGAGACTAGACCAAGAATCAAGGGTCGATTTGCTAAAAGAAAAGATGTTCCAGTGGAAGTGGAAGTGGATCAGATGTTTTCTACTTCTATCATGGCAGAAACCGGATATGGTATTGTTCCATCGTACTGA